The following proteins are encoded in a genomic region of uncultured Fretibacterium sp.:
- a CDS encoding amidohydrolase family protein gives MSTRQFSCTVVNGLVAAPSGLVEADIGIADGKIAALAAGGTLGAGERVIDAAGMLVLPAVVDMHVHFNDPGFPDREDFAHGTAAAAAGGVGTVVDMPLSGAPAVTSVESLELKKRAAAERAVVDYALWGGLVDDNVAELQAMRERGAIAFKAFTCFAGSDFPYARPDVLFRGLAEAEKHDLLVGVHCEDEALTSSLERAARSAGRTGVRDFLGAHAPVTELLAVDMVLEMARSTGARVHICHATLPEVIDRVSRARREARVTVETCPHYLIFSEDDLERLGGVLKCTPPVRTRETVEALWDCVRNGSVDVISSDHSPSTVAQKNPASGSFWDMWGGAQGVQTMLPALFTHGVRRRGLSVEMLVRLVFREPGSPDGALPPQGGHQDRERCRPDDPEPLRALDARSRDAAS, from the coding sequence ATGAGTACGAGACAATTTTCCTGTACGGTCGTCAATGGCCTCGTCGCGGCCCCGTCGGGGCTTGTCGAGGCCGACATCGGCATCGCGGACGGCAAAATCGCGGCCCTGGCCGCCGGAGGAACGCTCGGCGCGGGAGAGCGCGTCATCGACGCGGCCGGGATGCTGGTCCTGCCCGCCGTGGTCGATATGCACGTCCACTTCAACGACCCGGGGTTTCCCGACCGCGAGGACTTTGCCCACGGCACGGCCGCGGCCGCGGCCGGCGGGGTCGGTACGGTCGTGGACATGCCGCTCTCCGGGGCCCCGGCCGTGACCTCGGTGGAGAGCCTGGAGCTCAAGAAACGCGCCGCCGCGGAGCGCGCGGTGGTGGACTATGCCCTGTGGGGCGGCCTCGTGGACGACAATGTCGCGGAGCTGCAAGCGATGCGCGAACGGGGCGCCATTGCCTTCAAGGCGTTCACCTGCTTTGCGGGCAGCGACTTCCCCTATGCCCGTCCGGACGTGCTCTTCCGCGGGCTGGCCGAGGCGGAGAAACACGACCTCCTGGTGGGGGTTCACTGCGAGGACGAGGCGCTGACGTCGTCCCTCGAGCGGGCGGCCCGGTCCGCCGGGCGCACGGGGGTGCGGGATTTCCTGGGGGCCCACGCCCCCGTCACGGAGCTCCTGGCCGTCGACATGGTGTTGGAGATGGCCCGTTCCACGGGGGCGCGCGTTCATATCTGCCACGCCACGCTGCCCGAGGTGATCGATCGGGTGTCGCGGGCCCGGAGGGAGGCGCGGGTGACGGTGGAGACCTGCCCGCACTACCTGATCTTCTCCGAGGACGACCTGGAGCGGCTGGGGGGCGTCCTGAAGTGCACGCCCCCCGTGCGGACGCGGGAGACCGTCGAGGCCCTTTGGGATTGTGTCCGGAACGGTTCGGTGGACGTGATCTCCTCGGATCACTCGCCCTCGACCGTCGCGCAGAAGAATCCGGCGAGCGGGAGCTTCTGGGACATGTGGGGCGGGGCCCAGGGCGTACAGACCATGCTGCCCGCGCTCTTCACCCATGGGGTGAGGCGGCGGGGCTTGAGCGTGGAGATGCTGGTTCGGCTGGTCTTCCGAGAACCCGGCTCGCCTGATGGGGCTCTACCCCCGCAAGGGGGTCATCAGGATCGGGAGCGATGCCGACCTGACGATCCTGAACCCCTCCGCGCGCTGGACGCTCGCTCCCGAGATGCTGCTTCATAA
- a CDS encoding amidohydrolase family protein has product MDGNRKHADLILKRGTVITMDPERRILENASVAVEGTRIAAVAPAEDIEAATLGGARALGREDLGRIAVGARADMIVLDLDGLDVGTIEDPLRTIVNSGMSREVRHSIIDGRFVMRDRVIPGIDEAALRDQAQAYYEKMRMGYWERSDGSLSPAELFPGSFPEAGRDL; this is encoded by the coding sequence TTGGATGGAAACAGGAAACACGCGGATCTCATCCTGAAGAGGGGCACCGTGATCACGATGGACCCGGAGCGGCGCATTCTGGAGAACGCCTCCGTGGCCGTGGAGGGGACGCGGATTGCGGCAGTGGCCCCAGCGGAGGATATCGAGGCGGCGACGCTGGGAGGCGCGCGTGCGCTGGGCCGCGAGGACCTGGGGCGCATCGCGGTAGGGGCCCGCGCGGATATGATCGTCCTCGACCTCGATGGACTGGACGTGGGCACGATCGAAGATCCGCTGCGAACCATCGTCAACTCCGGGATGTCGCGGGAGGTGCGCCATTCGATCATCGACGGCCGATTCGTGATGCGCGACCGCGTCATCCCGGGGATCGACGAGGCGGCCCTTCGCGACCAGGCGCAGGCCTACTACGAGAAGATGCGCATGGGCTACTGGGAGCGGAGCGACGGCTCCCTGTCCCCGGCGGAGCTGTTTCCGGGATCGTTCCCGGAGGCCGGCCGGGACCTCTGA